The Strigops habroptila isolate Jane chromosome 13, bStrHab1.2.pri, whole genome shotgun sequence genome contains a region encoding:
- the ARFGEF2 gene encoding brefeldin A-inhibited guanine nucleotide-exchange protein 2 isoform X3, which yields MTPLQELSLRKKGLECLVSILKCMVEWSKDLYVNPNHQASLGSYKPSEQEMAEGKGLESGGRRSSVSSLDSTVSSGVGSVGTQTAVQDDPEQFEVIKQQKEIIEHGIELFNKKPKRGIQYFRSRECLALNGRGHCTIFAPRRAPCSTQVGEFLGESNKFNKEVMYAYVDQLDFCGKDFVSALRIFLEGFRLPGEAQKIDRLMEKFAARYIECNQRQTLFASADTAYVLAYSIIMLTTDLHSPQVKNKMTKEQYIKMNRGINDSKDLPVEYLSTIYEEIEGKKIAMKETKEYAITTKSSKPSVANEKQRRLLYNLEMEQMAKTAKALMEAVSHAKAPFTSATHLDHVRPMFKLVWTPLLAAYSVGLQNCDDTEVASLCLEGIRCAIRIACIFGMQLERDAYVQALARFSLLTASSSITEMKQKNIDTIKTLITVAHTDGNYLGNSWHEILKCISQLELAQLIGTGVKTRYLSGSGREREGSIKGYTSGGEEFMGLGLGNLVGSGADKRHMASIQESVGETSSQSVVVAVDRIFTGSTRLDGNAIVDFVRWLCAVSMDELASPHHPRMFSLQKIVEISYYNMNRIRLQWSRIWHVIGDHFNKVGCNPNEDVAIFAVDSLRQLSMKFLEKGELANFRFQKDFLRPFEHIMKKNRSPTIRDMVIRCIAQMVNSQAGNIRSGWKNIFAVFHQAASDNDGNIVELAFQTTAHIVTNIFQQHFPAAIDSFQDAVKCLSEFACNVAFPDTSMEAIRLIRYCAKYVSERPQVLREYTSDDMSVAPGDRAWVRGWFPILFELSCIINRCKLDVRTRGLTVMFEIMKSYGHTFEKHWWQDLFRIVFRIFDNMKLPEQQTEKSEWMTTTCNHALYAICDVFTQFYEALNEILLPDILAQLHWCVKQDNEQLARSGTNCLENLVILNGQKFSPEVWGQTCNCMLEIFKTTIPHVLLTWRPAGMEEDVGEKHLDVDLDRQSLSSMDKNASERGQSQFSNPTDESWKGGPYTNQKLFAGLLIKCVVQLELIQTIDNIVFYPATSKKEDAEHMAAAQRDALDADIHIDTEDQGMYKYMSSHHLFKLLDCLQESHSFSKAFNSNYEQRTVLWRAGFKGKSKPNLLKQETSSLACCLRILFRMYVDENRRDSWDAIQQRLLSVCSEALAYFITVNSESHREAWTNLLLLLLTKTLKISDEKFKAHASTYYPYLCEIMQFDLIPELRAVLRKFFLRIGVVFKICITEEQIRTTGMNLPSW from the exons ATGACACCTTTACAG gaacTAAGCCTGAGGAAAAAAGGTCTTGAATGTTTGGTTTCTATCTTAAAATGTATGGTAGAATGGAGCAAAGACCTTTATGTGAACCCCAATCATCAGGCTAGCTTGG GTTCATATAAACCATCTGAACAGGAAATGGCTGAAGGTAAAGGCCTTGAGAGTGGAGGGAGACGGAGTAGCGTCAGTTCCTTGGACTCCACGGTCTCATCAGGAGTTGGAAGTGTTGGTACTCAGACTGCTGTCCAGGATGATCCTGAGCAATTTGAAGTCATCaagcaacaaaaggaaataattgaACATGGGATAGAACT gtttaataaaaaaccaaagagaGGAATACAATACTTCAGGAGCAGGGAATGCTTGGCACTTAACGGCAGAGGACATTGCACAATTTTTGCACCAAGAAGAGCGCCCTGTTCT ACTCAAGTAGGGGAATTTCTTGGGGAAAGCAACAAGTTTAACAAGGAAGTGATGTATGCCTATGTAGACCAGCTTGATTTCTGTGGGAAAGACTTTGTCTCTGCTCTCCGTATATTTCTGGAAGGTTTTCGTCTGCCAGGTGAAGCCCAGAAGATTGATAGATTAATGGAGAAGTTTGCTGCTAGATATATTGAATGCAACCAACG gCAAACACTATTTGCTAGTGCTGACACTGCTTATGTTTTGGCCTACTCTATTATAATGCTGACTACAGACTTGCACAGTCCACAG gtaaaaaataaaatgacaaaggAGCAATACATTAAAATGAACCGAGGAATCAATGACAGTAAAGACCTGCCAGTAGAGTATTTATCCACAATCTAtgaagaaatagaaggaaagaaGATTGCAATGAAAGAGACGAAAGAATATGCAATTACAACCAAGAGTAGTAAACCAA GTGTAGCTAATGAGAAGCAGCGGAGGTTGTTGTACAACTTGGAAATGGAGCAAATGGCTAAAACAGCTAAAGCCCTCATGGAGGCAGTAAGCCATGCAAAGGCTCCTTTTACTAGTGCCACTCATCTGGATCACGTCAGACCCATGTTCAAA cTTGTATGGACTCCATTGTTGGCAGCTTACAGTGTTGGCTTGCAGAACTGTGATGACACAGAAGTTGCATCCCTTTGTTTGGAAGGAATACGCTGTGCAATCAGAATAGCCTGTATCTTTGGAATGCAG CTTGAACGAGATGCTTATGTACAGGCCCTAGCTCGCTTTTCCTTGTTGACTGCTAGTTCCAGtattacagaaatgaaacagaagaacatAGATACCATTAAGACACTAATTACAGTTGCTCACACAGATGGCAACTATCTTGGAAACTCTTGGCATGAG atCTTGAAATGTATTAGCCAGCTGGAACTAGCACAACTGATAGGAACTGGCGTGAAAACTCGTTATTTGTCTGGCTCTGGGCGTGAAAGGGAAGGAAGCATCAAAGGCTATACATCTGGAGGGGAAGAGTTCATGGGCCTGGGATTAG GTAACCTTGTTGGAAGCGGAGCTGATAAACGGCATATGGCAAGCATTCAAGAGTCTGTGGGAGAGACCAGTTCACAGAGCGTAGTGGTAGCAGTAGACAG GATATTTACAGGATCAACACGGCTGGATGGAAATGCAATCG TTGACTTTGTCCGATGGCTGTGTGCTGTTTCCATGGATGAGCTGGCTTCCCCACACCACCCGCGGATGTTCAGTCTGCAGAAGATAGTGGAGATATCCTATTACAACATGAACCGCATTAGGCTGCAGTGGTCAAGGATTTGGCATGTGATTGGAGATCACTTCaataag GTTGGATGTAACCCTAATGAAGATGTCGCCATCTTTGCAGTAGACTCATTAAGGCAGCTATCAATGAAATTTCTTGAGAAGGGAGAGTTAGCCAACTTCCGCTTCCAGAAAGACTTCCTAAGGCCTTTTGAGCatattatgaagaaaaacag atctCCAACTATTCGGGACATGGTAATACGCTGTATTGCTCAGATGGTGAACTCTCAAGCTGGTAATATTCGTTCAGGctggaaaaatatctttgcagTCTTCCATCAAGCAGCATCAGACAATGATGGGAATATTGTGGAGCTGGCCTTTCAAACTACAGCGCACATAGTTA caaatattttccaaCAGCACTTTCCAGCAGCAATTGACTCATTTCAGGATGCAGTAAAATGTCTTTCTGAGTTTGCCTGTAACGTTGCGTTTCCGGACACCAGCATGGAAGCCATCAGACTTATTCGCTATTGTGCAAAATATGTTTCAGAAAGACCccag GTGTTAAGAGAATACACAAGTGATGACATGAGTGTTGCTCCTGGGGACAGAGCATGGGTCAGAGGATGGTTTCCCATTTTATTTGAACTTTCTTGTATCATCAATCGATGCAAATTAGATGTTCGAACAAG AGGCTTAACAGTGATGTTTGAAATAATGAAGAGTTATGGCCATACCTTTGAAAAGCACTGGTGGCAAGATCTGTTCAGAATTGTGTTTCGGATTTTTGATAATATGAAGCTCCCTGAACAACAAACAgag AAATCTGAATGGATGACCACGACATGCAACCATGCACTTTATGCAATCTGTGATGTATTTACACAGTTTTATGAAGCTTTAAATGAGATCCTTCTCCCTGATATACTTGCACAGTTACACTGGTGTGTAAAACAAG aTAATGAGCAGTTGGCTCGATCAGGTACAAACTGCCTAGAAAACCTGGTAATACTAAATGGACAGAAATTCAGCCCTGAAGTCTGGGGACAGACATGCAATTGTATGCTAGAGATCTTCAAAACTACTATTCCTCATGT CTTGCTGACATGGAGGCCTGCAGGAATGGAGGAAGATGTAGGTGAAAAACACTTG GATGTAGACCTAGATCGCCAATCTTTAAGCAGCATGGATAAGAATGCTTCAGAAAGAGGACAAAGTCAATTTTCAAATCCCACAGATGAGAGCTGGAAAGGAGGTCCTTATACAA ACCAGAAACTATTTGCTGGCCTCCTTATAAAGTGTGTGGTACAGCTGGAATTGATACAGACCATTGATAATATAGTGTTCTATCCAGCAACAAGCAAGAAGGAAGATGCTGAGCACATGGCTGCAGCTCAG CGAGATGCATTGGATGCAGATATCCACATTGACACAGAAGACCAAGgaatgtataaatatatgtcCTCACATCACCTCTTTAAGTTACTAGATTGTCTGCAAGAGtctcattcattttcaaaagcctttAATTCAAATTATGAGCAGCGAACTGTGTTATGGAGAGCAg GGTTCAAGGGTAAATCAAAACCCAATCTCTTAAAACAAGAGACCAGCAGTTTGGCTTGTTGCTTGAGAATACTCTTTCGAATGTACGTGGATGAAAACCGCCGAGACTCCTGGGATGCGATACAGCAGCGGCTGCTGAG TGTATGCAGCGAAGCCCTGGCATATTTTATTACCGTGAACTCGGAAAGCCACAGAGAAGCTTGGACCAATctcctgctgttgcttttaacaaaaacaCTAAA
- the ARFGEF2 gene encoding brefeldin A-inhibited guanine nucleotide-exchange protein 2 isoform X1: MGQLKHSYQEGKPTVPVSVELTNGEPERVENGDVEVEQDLTLSASEDTTDGGKEMVKGILEDVVKSAVKVAEEKQVTETVKALPALETADILSGSSNENVQTNGIPDDGQSVSSTDNLETDVSGHQAAARFSHVLQKDAFLVFRSLCKLSMKPLGDGPPDPKSHELRSKIVSLQLLLSVLQNAGPVFRTHEMFINAIKQYLCVALSKNGVSSVPDVFELSLAIFLTLLSNFKTHLKMQIEVFFKEIFLNILETSSSSFEHKWMVIQTLTRICADAQCVVDIYVNYDCDLNAANIFERLVNDLSKIAQGRSGHELGMTPLQELSLRKKGLECLVSILKCMVEWSKDLYVNPNHQASLGSYKPSEQEMAEGKGLESGGRRSSVSSLDSTVSSGVGSVGTQTAVQDDPEQFEVIKQQKEIIEHGIELFNKKPKRGIQYFRSRECLALNGRGHCTIFAPRRAPCSTQVGEFLGESNKFNKEVMYAYVDQLDFCGKDFVSALRIFLEGFRLPGEAQKIDRLMEKFAARYIECNQRQTLFASADTAYVLAYSIIMLTTDLHSPQVKNKMTKEQYIKMNRGINDSKDLPVEYLSTIYEEIEGKKIAMKETKEYAITTKSSKPSVANEKQRRLLYNLEMEQMAKTAKALMEAVSHAKAPFTSATHLDHVRPMFKLVWTPLLAAYSVGLQNCDDTEVASLCLEGIRCAIRIACIFGMQLERDAYVQALARFSLLTASSSITEMKQKNIDTIKTLITVAHTDGNYLGNSWHEILKCISQLELAQLIGTGVKTRYLSGSGREREGSIKGYTSGGEEFMGLGLGNLVGSGADKRHMASIQESVGETSSQSVVVAVDRIFTGSTRLDGNAIVDFVRWLCAVSMDELASPHHPRMFSLQKIVEISYYNMNRIRLQWSRIWHVIGDHFNKVGCNPNEDVAIFAVDSLRQLSMKFLEKGELANFRFQKDFLRPFEHIMKKNRSPTIRDMVIRCIAQMVNSQAGNIRSGWKNIFAVFHQAASDNDGNIVELAFQTTAHIVTNIFQQHFPAAIDSFQDAVKCLSEFACNVAFPDTSMEAIRLIRYCAKYVSERPQVLREYTSDDMSVAPGDRAWVRGWFPILFELSCIINRCKLDVRTRGLTVMFEIMKSYGHTFEKHWWQDLFRIVFRIFDNMKLPEQQTEKSEWMTTTCNHALYAICDVFTQFYEALNEILLPDILAQLHWCVKQDNEQLARSGTNCLENLVILNGQKFSPEVWGQTCNCMLEIFKTTIPHVLLTWRPAGMEEDVGEKHLDVDLDRQSLSSMDKNASERGQSQFSNPTDESWKGGPYTNQKLFAGLLIKCVVQLELIQTIDNIVFYPATSKKEDAEHMAAAQRDALDADIHIDTEDQGMYKYMSSHHLFKLLDCLQESHSFSKAFNSNYEQRTVLWRAGFKGKSKPNLLKQETSSLACCLRILFRMYVDENRRDSWDAIQQRLLSVCSEALAYFITVNSESHREAWTNLLLLLLTKTLKISDEKFKAHASTYYPYLCEIMQFDLIPELRAVLRKFFLRIGVVFKICITEEQIRTTGMNLPSW; the protein is encoded by the exons ATGGGTCAGTTAAAGCACAGCTATCAGGAAGGCAAACCAACTGTTCCTGTAAGTGTGGAATTAACAAATGGTGAGCCTGAGAGGGTGGAAAACGGAGACGTTGAAGTTGAGCAGGATCTGACTCTTTCAGCATCAG AGGACACAACTGatggaggaaaggaaatggtTAAAGGCATCTTGGAAGATGTGGTCAAGTCAGCTGTGAAAG tggctgaagaaaagcaggtaACAGAAACAGTTAAGGCTCTACCTGCATTAGAGACTGCAGATATTCTTTCTGGCTCTAGTAATGAAAATGTACAAACAAACGGGATTCCAGATGACGGGCAGTCTGTTTCCTCCACTGATAATCTG GAAACAGATGTATCTGGACATCAAGCTGCTGCCAGGTTTTCCCATGTACTACAAAAGGATGCCTTCCTTGTGTTCAGGTCGTTGTGCAAACTCTCCATGAAACCACTTGGTGATGGACCACCAGATCCCAA ATCCCATGAACTGCGTTCTAAGATAGTGTCTCTGCAGCTTCTTCTCTCAGTACTGCAGAATGCTGGTCCAGTTTTCAGGACACATGAAATGTTCATCAATGCAATCAAGCAATATCTTTGTGTAGCATTATCTAAAAATGGAGTCTCTTCTGTTCCTGATGTATTTGAGCTCTCTCTTGCCATCTTTCTCACGCTGCTTTCAAATTTTAAGAcccatttaaaaatgcagattgaG GTATTCTTCAAAGAGATCTTCCTGAATATTTTAGAGACTTCTTCAAGCTCCTTTGAACACAAATGGATGGTGATTCAGACTTTAACTAGGATTTGTGCAG atgcTCAGTGTGTAGTGGATATTTATGTTAACTATGACTGTGATTTAAACGCTGCTAATATATTTGAACGCCTTGTAAATGATTTGTCCAAAATCGCACAGGGACGAAGTGGGCATGAGTTGGGAATGACACCTTTACAG gaacTAAGCCTGAGGAAAAAAGGTCTTGAATGTTTGGTTTCTATCTTAAAATGTATGGTAGAATGGAGCAAAGACCTTTATGTGAACCCCAATCATCAGGCTAGCTTGG GTTCATATAAACCATCTGAACAGGAAATGGCTGAAGGTAAAGGCCTTGAGAGTGGAGGGAGACGGAGTAGCGTCAGTTCCTTGGACTCCACGGTCTCATCAGGAGTTGGAAGTGTTGGTACTCAGACTGCTGTCCAGGATGATCCTGAGCAATTTGAAGTCATCaagcaacaaaaggaaataattgaACATGGGATAGAACT gtttaataaaaaaccaaagagaGGAATACAATACTTCAGGAGCAGGGAATGCTTGGCACTTAACGGCAGAGGACATTGCACAATTTTTGCACCAAGAAGAGCGCCCTGTTCT ACTCAAGTAGGGGAATTTCTTGGGGAAAGCAACAAGTTTAACAAGGAAGTGATGTATGCCTATGTAGACCAGCTTGATTTCTGTGGGAAAGACTTTGTCTCTGCTCTCCGTATATTTCTGGAAGGTTTTCGTCTGCCAGGTGAAGCCCAGAAGATTGATAGATTAATGGAGAAGTTTGCTGCTAGATATATTGAATGCAACCAACG gCAAACACTATTTGCTAGTGCTGACACTGCTTATGTTTTGGCCTACTCTATTATAATGCTGACTACAGACTTGCACAGTCCACAG gtaaaaaataaaatgacaaaggAGCAATACATTAAAATGAACCGAGGAATCAATGACAGTAAAGACCTGCCAGTAGAGTATTTATCCACAATCTAtgaagaaatagaaggaaagaaGATTGCAATGAAAGAGACGAAAGAATATGCAATTACAACCAAGAGTAGTAAACCAA GTGTAGCTAATGAGAAGCAGCGGAGGTTGTTGTACAACTTGGAAATGGAGCAAATGGCTAAAACAGCTAAAGCCCTCATGGAGGCAGTAAGCCATGCAAAGGCTCCTTTTACTAGTGCCACTCATCTGGATCACGTCAGACCCATGTTCAAA cTTGTATGGACTCCATTGTTGGCAGCTTACAGTGTTGGCTTGCAGAACTGTGATGACACAGAAGTTGCATCCCTTTGTTTGGAAGGAATACGCTGTGCAATCAGAATAGCCTGTATCTTTGGAATGCAG CTTGAACGAGATGCTTATGTACAGGCCCTAGCTCGCTTTTCCTTGTTGACTGCTAGTTCCAGtattacagaaatgaaacagaagaacatAGATACCATTAAGACACTAATTACAGTTGCTCACACAGATGGCAACTATCTTGGAAACTCTTGGCATGAG atCTTGAAATGTATTAGCCAGCTGGAACTAGCACAACTGATAGGAACTGGCGTGAAAACTCGTTATTTGTCTGGCTCTGGGCGTGAAAGGGAAGGAAGCATCAAAGGCTATACATCTGGAGGGGAAGAGTTCATGGGCCTGGGATTAG GTAACCTTGTTGGAAGCGGAGCTGATAAACGGCATATGGCAAGCATTCAAGAGTCTGTGGGAGAGACCAGTTCACAGAGCGTAGTGGTAGCAGTAGACAG GATATTTACAGGATCAACACGGCTGGATGGAAATGCAATCG TTGACTTTGTCCGATGGCTGTGTGCTGTTTCCATGGATGAGCTGGCTTCCCCACACCACCCGCGGATGTTCAGTCTGCAGAAGATAGTGGAGATATCCTATTACAACATGAACCGCATTAGGCTGCAGTGGTCAAGGATTTGGCATGTGATTGGAGATCACTTCaataag GTTGGATGTAACCCTAATGAAGATGTCGCCATCTTTGCAGTAGACTCATTAAGGCAGCTATCAATGAAATTTCTTGAGAAGGGAGAGTTAGCCAACTTCCGCTTCCAGAAAGACTTCCTAAGGCCTTTTGAGCatattatgaagaaaaacag atctCCAACTATTCGGGACATGGTAATACGCTGTATTGCTCAGATGGTGAACTCTCAAGCTGGTAATATTCGTTCAGGctggaaaaatatctttgcagTCTTCCATCAAGCAGCATCAGACAATGATGGGAATATTGTGGAGCTGGCCTTTCAAACTACAGCGCACATAGTTA caaatattttccaaCAGCACTTTCCAGCAGCAATTGACTCATTTCAGGATGCAGTAAAATGTCTTTCTGAGTTTGCCTGTAACGTTGCGTTTCCGGACACCAGCATGGAAGCCATCAGACTTATTCGCTATTGTGCAAAATATGTTTCAGAAAGACCccag GTGTTAAGAGAATACACAAGTGATGACATGAGTGTTGCTCCTGGGGACAGAGCATGGGTCAGAGGATGGTTTCCCATTTTATTTGAACTTTCTTGTATCATCAATCGATGCAAATTAGATGTTCGAACAAG AGGCTTAACAGTGATGTTTGAAATAATGAAGAGTTATGGCCATACCTTTGAAAAGCACTGGTGGCAAGATCTGTTCAGAATTGTGTTTCGGATTTTTGATAATATGAAGCTCCCTGAACAACAAACAgag AAATCTGAATGGATGACCACGACATGCAACCATGCACTTTATGCAATCTGTGATGTATTTACACAGTTTTATGAAGCTTTAAATGAGATCCTTCTCCCTGATATACTTGCACAGTTACACTGGTGTGTAAAACAAG aTAATGAGCAGTTGGCTCGATCAGGTACAAACTGCCTAGAAAACCTGGTAATACTAAATGGACAGAAATTCAGCCCTGAAGTCTGGGGACAGACATGCAATTGTATGCTAGAGATCTTCAAAACTACTATTCCTCATGT CTTGCTGACATGGAGGCCTGCAGGAATGGAGGAAGATGTAGGTGAAAAACACTTG GATGTAGACCTAGATCGCCAATCTTTAAGCAGCATGGATAAGAATGCTTCAGAAAGAGGACAAAGTCAATTTTCAAATCCCACAGATGAGAGCTGGAAAGGAGGTCCTTATACAA ACCAGAAACTATTTGCTGGCCTCCTTATAAAGTGTGTGGTACAGCTGGAATTGATACAGACCATTGATAATATAGTGTTCTATCCAGCAACAAGCAAGAAGGAAGATGCTGAGCACATGGCTGCAGCTCAG CGAGATGCATTGGATGCAGATATCCACATTGACACAGAAGACCAAGgaatgtataaatatatgtcCTCACATCACCTCTTTAAGTTACTAGATTGTCTGCAAGAGtctcattcattttcaaaagcctttAATTCAAATTATGAGCAGCGAACTGTGTTATGGAGAGCAg GGTTCAAGGGTAAATCAAAACCCAATCTCTTAAAACAAGAGACCAGCAGTTTGGCTTGTTGCTTGAGAATACTCTTTCGAATGTACGTGGATGAAAACCGCCGAGACTCCTGGGATGCGATACAGCAGCGGCTGCTGAG TGTATGCAGCGAAGCCCTGGCATATTTTATTACCGTGAACTCGGAAAGCCACAGAGAAGCTTGGACCAATctcctgctgttgcttttaacaaaaacaCTAAA